The DNA region GAAAGCTCCTTGTATCGTATTTATAGATGAGATTGACACTATCGGTAAAAAACGTGATAGTGGTGGTATTGGTGGCAATGATGAACGGGAACAGACCTTGAATCAGCTTCTTACAGAAATGGATGGATTTGATGGTAAAAAGGGAGTCGTTATCCTTGCTGCAACTAACCGTCCAGAAACACTAGATAAAGCCTTATTGCGTCCAGGACGTTTCGATAGACGTATTCCAGTCGAACTTCCAGACCTTGCAGGGAGAGAAGCAATCCTAAAGGTTCATGCTGAAAAAATAAAAATGGAGTCTAAAATTGATTTTAATGTCATTGCAAGAGCTACTGCTGGAGCTTCTGGTGCAGAGCTTGCTAATATTGTGAATGAAGCGGCCCTACGTGCAGTAAGATCGGGGCGTAGCTTAGTTGCTCAAGAAGATTTAGAAGAATCTGTTGAGGTTATTATAGCAGGTTATCAACGGAAAGGTGCAGTAATATCTCCAAAAGAAAAAAATATTATTGCATATCACGAAATAGGCCATGCCTTGGTAGCTGCAAAGCAAACAGATTCTGCCCCTGTTCACAAAATTACTATTATCCCAAGAACCTCTGGTGCTTTAGGCTACACTATGCAGGTGGAAGAGGATGAACGTACATTAATGAGTAAAGAACAAGCCTTTAATAAGATAGTTACCTTCACAGGGGGACGTGCTGCAGAAGAATTGATATTTAATACTGTTACATCTGGAGCATCTAATGATATAGAGCAAGCGACAAGGATTGCTCGTGCCATGGTTACACGCTTTGGAATGAGTGAGAACTTTGATATGATGGCTTTAGAAACAGTAAGTAATCAGTATCTTGGAGGAGATGCATCTCTAATATGTTCTCCAGAAACAGCCGCAAGGATTGACGAAGAGGTTCTATCTATTATTAAGAACGCCCATGAAAAAGCCATAAGAATTTTAAAAGAAAACCAAGATAAA from Alkaliphilus flagellatus includes:
- the ftsH gene encoding ATP-dependent zinc metalloprotease FtsH, yielding MKKQKNSKKPLIYYYGMVILIMMLLNALVFPEFLDQHIKEVDYGTFLKRVEDGDVSQVQIEGNRIAFLVKNEDEKNNIYVTGLMEDPDLVNRLYKADVKFTKDIPREKSPLQNFIITWILPMALFIGIGQILTRQMRKRMGGPSAMTFGKSNAKIYVQAKTGKTFADVAGQDEAKEALNEIVDFLHNPKKYAEIGAALPKGALLVGPPGTGKTLLARAVAGEANVPFFSISGSEFVEMFVGMGAAKVRDLFKQANEKAPCIVFIDEIDTIGKKRDSGGIGGNDEREQTLNQLLTEMDGFDGKKGVVILAATNRPETLDKALLRPGRFDRRIPVELPDLAGREAILKVHAEKIKMESKIDFNVIARATAGASGAELANIVNEAALRAVRSGRSLVAQEDLEESVEVIIAGYQRKGAVISPKEKNIIAYHEIGHALVAAKQTDSAPVHKITIIPRTSGALGYTMQVEEDERTLMSKEQAFNKIVTFTGGRAAEELIFNTVTSGASNDIEQATRIARAMVTRFGMSENFDMMALETVSNQYLGGDASLICSPETAARIDEEVLSIIKNAHEKAIRILKENQDKLHELTSYLLEKETITGEEFMDILSKDSNIISKDGDIVSKDGVE